Proteins co-encoded in one Ruegeria pomeroyi DSS-3 genomic window:
- a CDS encoding EthD family reductase, which yields MPVSLQVAYPTRDDTTFDYDYYLTTHMGLVAEHMGPHIQNTVVTKGLAGGPDTPPPFHAIATIVFADQNAMNAAMKASGPVVSDIPNFYNSAPQMLIGEVVG from the coding sequence ATGCCCGTATCCCTGCAAGTCGCCTATCCCACCCGCGACGACACCACCTTCGATTACGACTACTATCTCACCACCCACATGGGTCTGGTCGCCGAGCACATGGGCCCCCACATCCAGAACACGGTTGTGACCAAAGGCTTGGCAGGCGGTCCCGACACACCGCCGCCGTTTCACGCGATTGCCACCATCGTGTTCGCCGACCAGAACGCGATGAACGCGGCAATGAAGGCGTCGGGACCGGTGGTCTCCGACATCCCCAATTTCTACAACAGCGCCCCCCAGATGCTGATTGGCGAAGTGGTCGGCTAA
- a CDS encoding tRNA1(Val) (adenine(37)-N6)-methyltransferase, with protein MTAFAESELSCDAFLGGHLRLFQPRDGYRAGVDPVFLAASVAAQTGQSVLELGCGAGAAILSLGARVPDLALTGVELQPGYADLARRNAAANDIALDVVEGDIAALPQALRQQSFDHVIANPPYYLAGSHSPASDAGRATALGERTPLALWIDAAARRLTHRGYLHMIAKADRLPDMLAACDDRLGSLEVLPLMPRQGRAAELVILRARKGGRAPFRLQSGLFLHQGSRHPGDRDHYLPEIAKVLRQPAPLPWPGAG; from the coding sequence ATGACCGCCTTTGCCGAGAGCGAGCTGAGCTGTGACGCCTTTCTGGGCGGTCACCTGCGGCTGTTTCAGCCGCGAGACGGATATCGGGCCGGGGTCGATCCGGTGTTTCTGGCCGCCAGCGTCGCCGCACAGACCGGGCAATCGGTGCTGGAACTGGGCTGTGGCGCCGGTGCGGCGATCCTGTCTCTGGGCGCCCGGGTGCCCGATCTGGCGCTGACCGGGGTCGAGTTGCAGCCGGGCTATGCCGATCTGGCGCGGCGCAACGCAGCAGCGAACGATATCGCGCTCGACGTGGTCGAAGGCGATATCGCCGCGCTGCCGCAGGCACTGCGCCAGCAGAGCTTTGACCATGTCATCGCCAACCCGCCCTATTATCTGGCTGGCAGCCACAGCCCGGCCAGCGATGCGGGCCGGGCCACCGCCTTGGGAGAGCGGACGCCCCTTGCGCTCTGGATCGATGCGGCGGCGCGGCGGCTGACCCATCGCGGCTATCTGCACATGATCGCCAAGGCCGACCGCTTGCCGGATATGCTGGCGGCCTGCGATGACCGGCTGGGCTCGCTTGAGGTGTTGCCGCTGATGCCGCGGCAGGGGCGCGCCGCCGAGCTGGTGATTCTGCGTGCCCGCAAGGGCGGGCGGGCGCCATTTCGCCTGCAGTCCGGGCTGTTCCTGCATCAGGGCAGCCGGCATCCAGGCGACCGCGACCACTACCTGCCTGAAATCGCGAAGGTCCTGCGCCAACCCGCCCCGCTGCCCTGGCCCGGCGCCGGATAA
- a CDS encoding YdcH family protein — protein MSVSAHLTELKKKHANLSLEVEQAQRSPGTDDLQISQLKKQKLKLKEEIERLSV, from the coding sequence ATGAGTGTGAGCGCGCATTTGACCGAACTGAAGAAAAAGCACGCAAATCTCAGTCTCGAAGTTGAACAAGCCCAGCGTTCGCCAGGTACTGACGACCTTCAGATCAGCCAGCTCAAGAAGCAGAAGCTGAAACTCAAGGAAGAAATCGAGCGGCTGTCCGTCTAA
- a CDS encoding tetratricopeptide repeat protein — translation MAISLVRNAVAAVLAAALSVPVSADVGAGSYLAARQAVFANDFSSAADYFARALAIDPQNPALMENMVLSQLALGRLEQAYPVAQLMQEAGLQSQVANIAIVVHLLSEERYQEVLDRDPEMRGVGKLVDGLVAGWAEMGLGSVARALAQFDKVADEAGLRGFANYHKAMALASVGDFEGAEALFAADDGALTTISRRAALARAEILSQLDRNDQALEMLADVFSGGFDPALSDIADRLVAGETLPFSLVRSVRDGLAEVFFTIGAALNGEASDDFTLVYIRSAVHLRPDHIDALLMTAGLLESLGQYDLAVATYKQIPNDSPDYHAAELGRAEALRRSAKPDAAIEVLEKLAKDYPSQPQAFVALGDLQRQQEAYDRAATAYDKALQLTDPGAPNMWFLHYARGICHERLGNWPGAEADFRAALELNPDQPQVLNYLGYSLVEKQEKLDEALDLIERAVAARPDSGYIVDSLGWVLFRLGRYDEAVGHMERAVELMPVDPVVNDHLGDVLWAVGRVREAEFQWRRALSFIKADDTDGEADPERIRRKLEIGLDRVLAEEGVPPLKVANGD, via the coding sequence TTGGCGATATCTCTGGTCAGAAATGCGGTGGCGGCAGTCCTGGCTGCGGCCTTGTCGGTGCCGGTCTCGGCGGATGTCGGGGCGGGCTCGTATCTGGCCGCGCGCCAGGCGGTCTTTGCCAACGACTTCTCGTCTGCCGCGGATTATTTCGCGCGCGCGCTGGCCATTGACCCACAGAACCCGGCCCTGATGGAGAACATGGTGCTGTCTCAGTTGGCGCTTGGGCGGCTTGAACAGGCCTATCCCGTCGCACAGCTGATGCAGGAGGCCGGGCTGCAAAGCCAGGTCGCCAATATCGCCATCGTCGTTCACCTGCTGAGCGAGGAACGCTATCAGGAGGTGCTGGACCGCGACCCCGAGATGCGGGGCGTAGGCAAGCTGGTCGATGGTTTGGTCGCTGGCTGGGCCGAGATGGGGTTGGGTTCGGTCGCCCGGGCGCTGGCCCAGTTCGACAAGGTGGCGGACGAGGCCGGGTTGCGTGGATTCGCCAATTATCACAAGGCGATGGCGCTGGCCTCGGTTGGTGATTTCGAGGGCGCCGAGGCGCTGTTTGCCGCCGATGACGGGGCATTGACCACCATCTCGCGCCGCGCGGCGCTGGCCCGGGCCGAGATCCTGTCGCAGCTCGACCGCAACGATCAGGCGCTCGAGATGCTGGCCGATGTGTTCAGCGGCGGTTTCGACCCGGCGCTAAGCGATATCGCCGATCGGCTGGTGGCTGGCGAAACGCTGCCCTTCTCTCTGGTGCGTTCGGTCCGCGACGGCCTGGCCGAGGTGTTCTTTACCATCGGCGCCGCGCTCAACGGCGAGGCGTCCGACGACTTCACGCTGGTCTATATCCGCTCGGCAGTGCATCTGCGCCCTGATCATATAGATGCGTTGCTGATGACGGCGGGATTGCTGGAATCGCTGGGGCAATACGATCTGGCGGTTGCCACCTACAAGCAGATCCCCAATGACAGCCCCGACTATCACGCGGCAGAGCTGGGCCGGGCCGAGGCGCTGCGCCGCTCGGCCAAGCCTGATGCCGCCATCGAGGTTCTGGAGAAGCTGGCCAAGGACTATCCCTCGCAGCCGCAGGCCTTTGTGGCGCTGGGCGATCTGCAACGCCAGCAAGAGGCCTATGACCGTGCCGCCACGGCCTATGACAAGGCGCTGCAGCTGACAGATCCCGGCGCGCCTAACATGTGGTTCCTGCACTATGCCCGAGGCATCTGTCACGAGCGGCTGGGCAACTGGCCGGGTGCCGAGGCCGATTTCCGCGCCGCGCTGGAATTGAATCCGGACCAGCCGCAGGTGCTGAATTACCTGGGCTATTCGCTGGTCGAAAAGCAGGAGAAGCTGGACGAGGCGCTCGATCTGATCGAACGCGCCGTCGCCGCGCGGCCCGACAGCGGCTATATCGTCGACAGCCTCGGCTGGGTGCTGTTCCGGCTTGGCCGCTATGACGAGGCGGTCGGCCATATGGAACGCGCGGTCGAGCTGATGCCGGTCGATCCGGTGGTCAACGACCACCTCGGCGACGTGCTCTGGGCTGTGGGGCGGGTGCGCGAGGCCGAATTCCAGTGGAGGCGAGCGCTTTCCTTCATCAAGGCCGATGACACTGATGGCGAGGCCGATCCCGAACGTATCCGCCGCAAGCTGGAAATCGGTCTCGACCGGGTCCTGGCCGAGGAAGGTGTGCCGCCGCTCAAGGTTGCCAATGGCGATTGA
- the glp gene encoding molybdopterin-binding protein, whose translation MTGIEPPPLRNDCFALPAGVEWTPVDTALDMLRDRLGPVTGVEMRLLSQALGGVLAADAVALRSSPPQANSAVDGYGFAGAVPEGAHVMPLEEGRAAAGVPFDGVLPAGRALRVLTGAALPEGVETVILEEDVTLGTGEIAFRGPLKRGANTRKAGEDVAEGAVVLPAGRRLTPADLALLASVGLGVVPLRRQLRVAVLSTGDELVEPGETAGPGQIFDANRPMLLSLIHRLGHAPVDLGRVPDDRTTLRATFDRAAAEADVILTSGGASAGDEDHVSALLRAAGAMQQWRIALKPGRPLALGLWQGKPVFGLPGNPVAALVCSLVFARPAMAVLAGESWSVPQGYDLPAGFEKRKKPGRREYLRARVRDGRVEVFASEGSGRVSGLSWAEGLVEIGDDACHIRPGDPVRFIPYGSFGL comes from the coding sequence ATGACCGGGATCGAGCCGCCGCCGCTGCGCAACGACTGTTTTGCCCTGCCCGCCGGGGTCGAGTGGACCCCTGTCGATACCGCGCTCGACATGCTGCGCGACAGGCTGGGGCCGGTCACCGGTGTCGAGATGCGCCTGCTGTCGCAGGCGCTGGGCGGGGTGCTGGCGGCGGATGCGGTGGCATTGCGGTCCAGCCCGCCGCAGGCCAACAGCGCGGTCGACGGCTATGGCTTTGCCGGGGCGGTACCCGAGGGCGCGCATGTGATGCCGCTGGAGGAGGGGCGCGCGGCTGCGGGCGTGCCCTTTGACGGGGTGCTACCTGCGGGCCGGGCCTTGCGGGTGCTGACCGGCGCGGCCCTGCCTGAGGGGGTCGAGACCGTGATCCTTGAAGAAGACGTGACTTTGGGCACCGGTGAAATCGCCTTTCGCGGGCCGCTCAAGCGTGGCGCCAATACCCGCAAGGCAGGCGAGGATGTGGCCGAGGGGGCGGTCGTGCTGCCCGCGGGGCGGCGGCTGACACCGGCCGATCTGGCTCTGCTTGCCTCGGTCGGGCTGGGCGTGGTGCCGCTGCGCCGGCAGTTGCGCGTCGCCGTGTTGTCGACGGGGGATGAGCTGGTCGAGCCGGGAGAGACCGCCGGGCCGGGACAGATATTTGACGCCAACCGCCCCATGCTGTTGTCGCTGATCCATCGGCTGGGTCATGCACCGGTCGATCTGGGGCGGGTGCCCGATGACCGCACCACCCTGCGCGCAACGTTTGACCGGGCGGCTGCCGAGGCGGATGTGATCCTGACCAGCGGCGGTGCCTCGGCGGGGGACGAGGACCATGTCTCGGCGTTGCTGCGCGCGGCGGGGGCGATGCAGCAATGGCGCATCGCGCTGAAACCGGGGCGGCCATTGGCGCTGGGTCTTTGGCAGGGCAAACCGGTCTTTGGCCTGCCGGGCAATCCGGTCGCCGCATTGGTATGCAGCCTGGTTTTTGCCCGTCCGGCGATGGCGGTTCTGGCGGGCGAAAGCTGGAGTGTGCCGCAAGGGTATGACCTGCCCGCCGGGTTCGAGAAACGCAAGAAACCCGGGCGGCGCGAATATCTGCGCGCCCGTGTCCGCGACGGCCGGGTCGAGGTCTTCGCCTCCGAAGGGTCGGGCCGGGTCAGCGGGCTCAGCTGGGCCGAGGGGCTGGTCGAAATCGGCGATGACGCCTGTCATATTCGCCCGGGCGATCCGGTGCGGTTCATTCCTTACGGCAGTTTCGGTCTCTGA
- a CDS encoding DUF2007 domain-containing protein translates to MKELLRSTDPTVMAFASALLEGEDIDCFQMDVNMSILEGGIGIFPRRMMVRDEDYDRALRVVTDNDIPLGR, encoded by the coding sequence ATGAAGGAACTTTTGCGCAGCACCGACCCGACCGTCATGGCCTTTGCATCCGCCCTTCTCGAGGGCGAGGATATAGACTGCTTTCAGATGGACGTAAATATGAGCATCCTCGAAGGCGGGATCGGAATCTTTCCGCGCCGCATGATGGTGCGGGACGAGGATTACGACCGCGCCCTGCGGGTGGTCACCGATAACGACATCCCGCTGGGCAGATGA
- the greA gene encoding transcription elongation factor GreA, protein MEKIPMTPSGFAALEAELKQLKSVERPAIIKAIAEAREHGDLSENAEYHSAREKQSFIEGRIKELEGVLSLADVIDPTKLSGAIKFGARVTLVDEDTDEEKTWQIVGEHEANIEKGLLNIKSPIARALIGKDEGDSVEVKTPGGQKSYEILSIEYS, encoded by the coding sequence ATGGAAAAGATCCCCATGACGCCTTCGGGCTTTGCCGCGCTCGAAGCCGAGCTGAAACAGCTCAAGAGCGTAGAGCGCCCAGCCATCATCAAGGCCATCGCCGAGGCGCGCGAACATGGCGACCTTTCGGAAAATGCCGAATACCATTCGGCGCGCGAGAAGCAGTCCTTTATCGAGGGCCGCATCAAGGAACTGGAAGGCGTGCTGTCGCTGGCCGATGTCATCGACCCCACAAAACTGTCCGGCGCGATCAAGTTCGGGGCCCGGGTGACGCTGGTGGACGAGGACACCGACGAGGAAAAGACCTGGCAGATCGTCGGTGAACACGAGGCCAATATCGAAAAGGGCCTGTTGAACATCAAATCGCCGATTGCCCGCGCGCTGATCGGCAAGGACGAAGGCGACAGCGTCGAGGTGAAGACCCCCGGCGGCCAGAAATCCTATGAAATCCTGAGTATCGAGTACTCCTGA
- a CDS encoding 4-(cytidine 5'-diphospho)-2-C-methyl-D-erythritol kinase, which produces MAIEAFAPAKINLTLHVTGQRDDGYHLLDSLVVFADIGDTIRVSASDRVSLDIDGPEAGGLAAEPDNLVLRAARLLAPERGAAISLTKRLPVASGIGGGSADAAATLRALAQLWGLAAPSAEQALTLGADVPVCLFPVPARMQGIGDRLGPIPPLPAMDIVLVNPRVAVSTPAVFKSLIVKENAPMNPELPRWRDLPEFTCWLADQRNDLAEPAIAQQPVIADVLNALRDAGALFAGMSGSGATCFGLFPSDGHSAKSVAKAVLRLAHPGWWCAHGRVL; this is translated from the coding sequence ATGGCGATTGAGGCCTTTGCGCCGGCCAAGATCAACCTGACCCTGCATGTGACCGGCCAGCGGGATGATGGCTATCACTTGCTCGATTCGCTGGTTGTCTTCGCGGATATCGGAGACACCATCCGAGTGTCTGCGTCAGACAGGGTGTCGTTGGATATCGACGGGCCAGAGGCGGGCGGACTTGCCGCCGAGCCGGACAATCTGGTGCTGCGCGCGGCCCGCCTTCTGGCGCCTGAACGCGGCGCTGCGATCTCGCTGACGAAACGGCTGCCCGTGGCCTCGGGTATCGGTGGGGGGTCGGCCGATGCCGCCGCCACCCTGCGCGCCCTGGCGCAGCTTTGGGGCCTCGCCGCGCCCAGTGCAGAACAGGCGCTGACACTTGGCGCTGATGTTCCTGTCTGTCTGTTCCCGGTGCCGGCCCGCATGCAAGGTATCGGTGACCGGCTGGGCCCGATACCGCCACTGCCCGCGATGGATATCGTTCTGGTCAATCCGCGCGTCGCGGTTTCGACGCCCGCCGTTTTCAAGTCGCTGATCGTGAAGGAAAACGCGCCCATGAACCCGGAACTGCCGCGCTGGCGCGACCTGCCCGAGTTCACCTGCTGGCTCGCCGATCAGCGCAACGACCTTGCCGAACCTGCCATCGCGCAGCAGCCGGTGATCGCCGATGTGCTGAATGCCCTGCGCGACGCAGGGGCGCTTTTCGCCGGTATGTCCGGCTCGGGGGCCACCTGTTTTGGTCTCTTCCCGTCCGATGGGCATTCCGCCAAGTCGGTTGCCAAGGCCGTGCTCCGCCTAGCGCATCCAGGGTGGTGGTGCGCCCACGGGCGTGTTCTCTAG
- a CDS encoding aromatic amino acid exporter YddG: MTRSRATAIGFVAVLLWALLALLTVGSAPVPPLLLNALCFTVGGLLGLVWVLATGGLAQLRGVRWPVYAFGTLGLFGYHALYFSALRLAPAAEAGLIAYLWPLLIVLFSGLLPGERLRSGHLLGAALAFAGAGLIITGGGGPGFQAQYLPGYGLALLCALTWSGYSVLSRRMGDAPTSSVAVFCLATAVASWGLHFMVEETVWPQDMLGWGATLALGLGPVGLAFYVWDIGVKRGDIQLLGTSSYAAPLLSTLVLVISGIAAPSWVLALSALLITGGALLAARASLSA, translated from the coding sequence ATGACCCGTTCCCGCGCCACAGCCATCGGATTTGTCGCCGTCCTTCTATGGGCGCTGCTTGCACTGCTGACCGTCGGATCAGCGCCGGTGCCGCCGCTCTTGCTGAATGCGCTCTGCTTCACCGTAGGCGGGCTGCTGGGGCTGGTCTGGGTGCTGGCGACCGGTGGCCTGGCCCAGCTGCGCGGTGTCCGCTGGCCGGTCTATGCCTTTGGCACGCTGGGACTGTTTGGCTATCACGCGCTCTATTTCTCGGCGCTCAGGCTGGCGCCCGCGGCCGAGGCGGGGTTGATCGCCTATCTCTGGCCGCTGTTGATCGTGCTGTTCTCGGGCCTCCTGCCGGGTGAGCGTCTGCGGAGCGGCCATCTGCTGGGGGCAGCGCTCGCCTTTGCCGGGGCCGGGCTGATCATCACCGGCGGGGGCGGTCCCGGGTTTCAGGCGCAATATCTGCCGGGCTACGGCCTGGCACTGCTCTGTGCGCTGACCTGGTCGGGCTATTCGGTCCTGTCGCGGCGGATGGGCGATGCGCCCACCAGTTCGGTCGCCGTGTTCTGCCTGGCCACGGCGGTGGCGTCATGGGGCCTGCATTTCATGGTTGAAGAAACGGTCTGGCCGCAGGACATGCTGGGCTGGGGCGCCACGCTGGCACTGGGTCTGGGCCCGGTGGGCCTGGCCTTTTACGTCTGGGATATCGGGGTGAAACGTGGAGATATCCAGCTGCTGGGAACCAGTTCCTATGCGGCTCCGCTACTGTCCACGCTGGTTCTTGTGATCAGCGGCATCGCTGCACCCAGCTGGGTACTTGCGCTCTCGGCCCTGCTGATCACTGGCGGCGCGCTGCTGGCAGCGCGCGCCAGCTTGTCGGCTTAG
- a CDS encoding electron transfer flavoprotein-ubiquinone oxidoreductase, protein MAEIEREAMEYDVVIVGAGPAGLSAAIRLKQLDADLNVVVLEKGSEVGAHILSGAVLDPCGLDALIPDWKEKGAPLNVPVKDDNFYMLGEAGQIRIPNFPMPPLMNNHGNYIVSMANVCRWMAEQAEELGVEIFPGMSCSELVYGDNGEVKGVVAGVFGLEADGSYGPNTEPGMELHGKYVFLSEGVRGSLAKEVIAKYDLQKGKEPQKFGVGMKEIWEIDPAKHREGSVTHTMGWPLGGNAGGGSFIYHLDNNQVYVGFVVHLNYKNPHLFPYMEFQRFKHHPMVAELLKGGKRVAYGARAITEGGYQSMPKMVAPGVALLGCSVGMVNVPRIKGNHNAMLSGKAAAEAAHAAIKAGRQSDELSDYETEVRSGPIGKDLKKVRNVKPMWSKWGLAASLALGGLDMWTNTLGFSLFGTLGHGKTDAAATEDASKHKPIDYPKPDGVLSFDRLTNVSFAATNHEESQPCHLRLTDPDLPVKVNLPKYDEPAQRYCPAGVYEVVEDEGGPRFVVNFQNCVHCKTCDIKDPSQNITWVTPQGGDGPNYPNM, encoded by the coding sequence ATGGCCGAGATTGAACGCGAAGCGATGGAATATGACGTGGTGATCGTCGGGGCGGGTCCGGCGGGCCTGTCGGCGGCCATTCGTCTCAAGCAGCTCGATGCCGACCTGAATGTCGTCGTGCTGGAAAAGGGCTCGGAGGTGGGCGCGCATATCCTGTCGGGCGCGGTGCTGGATCCCTGTGGTCTGGATGCGCTGATCCCCGACTGGAAGGAGAAGGGCGCGCCGCTGAACGTGCCGGTCAAGGACGACAACTTCTATATGCTGGGCGAGGCCGGGCAGATCCGCATCCCCAACTTTCCGATGCCGCCGCTGATGAACAACCACGGCAACTACATCGTTTCGATGGCCAATGTCTGCCGCTGGATGGCCGAACAGGCCGAGGAACTGGGTGTCGAGATTTTCCCCGGCATGTCCTGCTCGGAACTGGTCTATGGCGACAATGGCGAGGTCAAGGGCGTGGTTGCCGGTGTCTTCGGCCTCGAGGCGGACGGGTCCTATGGCCCCAACACCGAACCGGGGATGGAGCTGCACGGCAAATATGTCTTCCTGTCCGAAGGCGTGCGCGGGTCGCTGGCCAAGGAAGTCATCGCCAAATACGACCTGCAAAAAGGCAAGGAGCCGCAGAAATTCGGCGTCGGCATGAAAGAGATCTGGGAGATCGACCCGGCCAAGCATCGCGAAGGCTCGGTCACCCACACGATGGGCTGGCCGCTGGGCGGCAATGCGGGCGGCGGGTCGTTCATCTACCACCTGGACAACAACCAGGTCTATGTCGGTTTCGTGGTGCACCTGAACTACAAGAACCCGCACCTGTTCCCCTATATGGAGTTCCAGCGGTTCAAGCATCACCCGATGGTGGCCGAACTGCTGAAAGGCGGCAAGCGCGTCGCCTATGGCGCCCGCGCCATCACCGAGGGCGGATACCAGTCGATGCCCAAGATGGTAGCGCCCGGCGTGGCGCTGCTGGGCTGTTCGGTCGGCATGGTCAACGTGCCGCGCATCAAGGGCAACCATAACGCGATGCTGTCGGGCAAGGCCGCGGCCGAGGCCGCCCATGCCGCCATCAAGGCGGGCCGCCAGTCGGACGAGCTGAGCGATTACGAGACCGAAGTGCGCAGCGGCCCGATCGGCAAGGACCTGAAAAAGGTCCGCAACGTCAAGCCGATGTGGTCGAAATGGGGCCTTGCCGCCAGCCTGGCGCTGGGCGGGCTGGACATGTGGACCAATACGCTGGGCTTTTCGCTGTTCGGCACCCTGGGCCATGGCAAGACCGACGCCGCCGCGACCGAGGATGCCAGCAAACACAAGCCCATCGACTATCCCAAGCCCGATGGCGTGCTATCCTTCGACCGGCTCACCAACGTGTCTTTTGCCGCCACCAACCACGAGGAAAGCCAGCCCTGCCACCTGCGGCTGACCGACCCCGACCTGCCGGTCAAGGTGAACCTGCCCAAATATGACGAGCCGGCACAGCGCTATTGCCCGGCTGGCGTCTACGAGGTGGTCGAGGATGAGGGCGGCCCGCGCTTTGTCGTCAACTTCCAGAACTGCGTGCACTGCAAGACCTGCGATATCAAGGATCCCAGCCAGAACATCACCTGGGTCACCCCGCAGGGTGGCGACGGTCCGAACTATCCCAACATGTGA
- a CDS encoding VOC family protein, producing MKATLEHANLTVADPKATAAWLNTVFGWETRWEGAAIAGGYTVHVGDAGTYLALYAPPKPVPSAETSYDVIGGLNHVGVVVDDIDATEERVRAAGFTPHNHADYEPGRRFYFDDDNGIEFEVVSYP from the coding sequence ATGAAAGCCACCCTGGAACACGCAAACCTTACCGTCGCCGATCCCAAGGCGACCGCCGCATGGCTGAACACGGTGTTCGGCTGGGAAACCCGCTGGGAGGGCGCCGCGATCGCGGGCGGCTATACCGTGCACGTGGGTGATGCCGGCACCTATCTGGCGCTTTACGCCCCGCCCAAGCCGGTCCCCTCGGCCGAGACCAGCTATGACGTGATCGGCGGGCTGAACCATGTAGGCGTCGTGGTCGACGATATCGACGCGACCGAGGAACGGGTGCGCGCGGCCGGCTTTACCCCGCATAACCATGCCGATTACGAACCCGGGCGCCGGTTCTATTTCGACGATGACAACGGCATCGAATTCGAGGTCGTCAGCTACCCCTAA
- the soxR gene encoding redox-sensitive transcriptional activator SoxR → MPASEGLSIGALARRTGLAVSAIRYYETQGLIAPWRNAGGQRRYQRADLRRLSFVMIAQQLGLTLPEIREVLAGLPGNRTPTRGDWTRISTALRERLNQRIATLERLRDNLDGCIGCGCLSLPNCALYNPADRVGSKGPGPRLVLDETGDL, encoded by the coding sequence ATGCCCGCTTCCGAAGGTCTCTCGATCGGCGCCCTGGCGCGGCGCACCGGGTTGGCGGTGTCGGCGATCCGCTATTACGAAACCCAAGGGTTGATCGCGCCCTGGCGCAACGCGGGGGGGCAGCGGCGCTATCAGCGCGCAGATCTGCGGCGGCTGAGCTTTGTCATGATCGCGCAACAGCTGGGGCTGACCCTGCCCGAAATCCGCGAGGTTCTCGCCGGGCTGCCGGGTAACCGCACCCCCACGCGCGGTGACTGGACCCGCATCAGCACTGCCCTGCGCGAACGGCTGAACCAGCGAATCGCAACGCTGGAGCGGCTGCGGGACAATCTGGACGGCTGTATCGGCTGCGGTTGTCTGAGCCTGCCCAATTGCGCGCTATACAATCCGGCCGATCGGGTTGGCAGCAAGGGGCCGGGCCCCCGGTTGGTGCTGGACGAAACCGGCGACCTGTGA
- a CDS encoding polyprenyl synthetase family protein yields the protein MDAKVSTKPHEMLAATLSQEMAAVNALIRTRMASEHAPRIPEVTAHLVEAGGKRLRPMLTLAAARLCGYQGEDHVKLAATVEFIHTATLLHDDVVDESGQRRGRPTANLLWDNKSSVLVGDYLFARSFQLMVETGSLRVLDILANAAATIAEGEVLQMTAASDLRTDESVYLQVVRGKTAALFSAATEVGGVIAGVPEAQVRALFEYGDALGIAFQIADDLLDYQGDAKATGKNVGDDFRERKLTLPVIKAVAQATDEERAFWVRTIEKGKQAEGDLEQALALMEKYGTLAATRADAHAWAEKARTALELLPNHEIRTMLSDLADYVVARLS from the coding sequence ATGGACGCCAAGGTGAGCACGAAACCGCATGAGATGCTGGCGGCAACCCTGTCCCAGGAGATGGCGGCGGTAAATGCGTTGATCCGCACCCGGATGGCGTCGGAGCACGCCCCGCGCATTCCGGAGGTGACAGCGCATCTGGTCGAGGCCGGCGGCAAACGCCTGCGCCCGATGCTGACGCTCGCGGCGGCGCGGCTGTGCGGCTATCAGGGCGAGGATCATGTCAAGCTGGCCGCTACGGTCGAATTCATCCACACCGCCACCCTGCTGCATGACGATGTGGTGGACGAAAGCGGCCAGCGCCGCGGGCGGCCCACCGCCAACCTGCTCTGGGACAACAAATCCTCGGTGCTGGTGGGCGATTACCTGTTTGCCCGCAGCTTCCAGCTGATGGTGGAAACAGGCTCGCTCAGGGTGCTGGATATCCTGGCCAATGCCGCCGCCACCATCGCCGAGGGCGAGGTGCTGCAAATGACCGCCGCCAGCGACCTGCGCACGGATGAGAGCGTTTATCTGCAAGTTGTGCGGGGCAAGACGGCGGCACTGTTTTCCGCCGCGACCGAGGTCGGCGGCGTGATCGCCGGGGTGCCCGAAGCGCAGGTCAGGGCGCTGTTCGAGTACGGCGACGCGCTGGGCATCGCCTTTCAGATCGCCGACGATTTGCTGGATTATCAGGGCGACGCCAAGGCGACGGGCAAGAATGTAGGCGACGATTTCCGCGAACGCAAACTGACCCTGCCGGTGATCAAGGCGGTGGCGCAGGCGACGGACGAAGAGCGCGCGTTCTGGGTGCGCACCATCGAGAAAGGCAAGCAGGCCGAGGGTGACCTGGAACAGGCGCTGGCCCTGATGGAGAAGTACGGCACCCTTGCGGCGACCCGCGCCGACGCCCATGCCTGGGCCGAGAAGGCGCGTACCGCATTGGAATTGCTGCCCAATCACGAAATCCGCACCATGCTGAGCGATCTGGCCGATTACGTGGTGGCCCGGCTGAGCTGA